In Chryseobacterium lactis, a single genomic region encodes these proteins:
- a CDS encoding DUF6443 domain-containing protein, which yields MKKIIISSLLFVTSIFQAQTNTENYIQNRVYLEPTATTNTSIKQVQTVTYFDGLGRSMQEVAVKASPTGKDIVSFFEYDDLGRRTKDYFPIPQKGTQSGNIYPTHLNNKTDVYGSEKIYSENVVENSPLKRIQQQLLPGNDWSAKSTAFGYDVNTAGEVKKYNISTSWTEGRTESSLSQSGNYSPGTLYKSSIVDEDGNKSEVFKDKKGQTILVRKNTGTESIDTYYIYNEYGQLVYTLPPLAVQAAINTSTLDNLCYQYRYDNWGRLVEKKLPGKDWEYMVYDKQNRLVATQDANLKEKGQWLYTKYDKFGRIAYTGINTGGTRSQEQTEANTFGSNNVDRGNSVFFNRQGMDVYYGSSDLTYPKSPTWVTLLSLNYYDTYPGYSFSPVVPQSIQGEEVLKDTPKNGMSTKGLPVISLTKNIEDDNWTKSYIYYDFKGRVIGGHSTNHLGGYTRTETALDFAGMAKQSKTYHKRLESDVEKVITQTFTYDAQNRLLLHKHQVDNNPEEILSQNEYNELSQLKNKKVGGTNITQPLQSIDYTYNIRGWLTKINDPSDLNGKLFGYAIKYASPVNPNVAPGKFNGTITEVDWKNASEDVLKRYDYSYDTTGRLQNAIYSEPNSANPFNNYYNENLTYDLNGNIKTLKRNAFPVTGNTATLVDDLVYQYTGNRLDKVLENALNDTGYEGGNNPVSYDLNGNMTNMLDKNIQSIAYNYLNLSNEFWIKQTNSTGQFTTTSISYLYSADGEKLRKTYFSSPPRGSGTTRMTDYLDGFQYNYVDKGSVCLTCRTESAYEEQAYKAGLGPVIPGIPTWKLDFVSTAQGFYSFTENRYIYQYNDHLGNTRVSFAKNSAGAPEITDTNNYYPFGLNHTGGNGINNSKFGGLYSYKYNGKELQETGLFDYGWRQYMPDLGRWNGLDQLAESYHSTSPYAYVANNPVSLTDPDGRWIDDSGHIVDTSGQTYGFLGSSTKPKQATNYLGTGLGEGGGSNYTPFGQTQAYADIMTAFGNGKTGDATIQNGSLSWRTSNGSDGVIELPEVVLSGTSSLLFGLQLRNHVNAYMKEWNAQSNLDWKRRTCGHCFDGPIKYMGGPGDPFGFFEGIGMAISGSDNSGMKLAALPLLVLTKNGDDALKLLAVEKSILKEEAKAISKNAVAKNGTLNAGPFAGEGLVAKNGKSRNFTVDERKIINEQGYSLGCHTCGQTSPGTKSGNFILDHQPANALIPSGWPQTFYPHCRFCSSSQGGIIGGMKKQGILPKISN from the coding sequence ATGAAGAAAATAATAATATCGTCACTGTTATTTGTAACCAGTATTTTTCAGGCACAGACTAACACCGAAAATTATATACAGAACCGGGTTTATCTTGAGCCTACCGCGACAACGAATACTTCAATAAAACAGGTTCAGACCGTTACATATTTTGATGGTCTTGGACGCTCCATGCAGGAGGTGGCTGTAAAAGCCTCACCCACAGGGAAGGATATAGTCTCCTTTTTTGAATATGATGATTTAGGAAGACGTACTAAGGATTACTTTCCGATACCACAAAAAGGAACGCAGTCCGGAAATATTTATCCCACCCATTTGAACAACAAAACAGATGTATACGGTTCCGAAAAAATCTACTCTGAAAATGTAGTTGAAAACTCACCTTTAAAGAGAATTCAACAGCAACTACTTCCCGGAAATGATTGGAGTGCAAAATCAACTGCTTTTGGATATGATGTCAATACAGCCGGGGAGGTTAAAAAATATAATATTTCAACGAGTTGGACAGAAGGCCGAACGGAAAGCAGCTTATCTCAATCCGGAAACTATTCTCCGGGAACCCTGTATAAAAGCTCTATAGTTGATGAAGATGGAAATAAATCTGAAGTATTTAAGGATAAAAAAGGCCAGACCATATTGGTAAGGAAAAATACAGGAACAGAAAGTATTGATACTTACTATATATACAATGAATATGGGCAACTCGTATATACACTCCCTCCATTAGCTGTTCAGGCAGCTATAAACACCTCAACGCTGGACAATCTGTGCTATCAATACCGCTATGATAACTGGGGAAGGTTGGTAGAAAAAAAGCTACCCGGTAAAGACTGGGAGTATATGGTGTATGATAAACAGAACCGATTGGTGGCAACTCAGGATGCTAATCTGAAAGAAAAAGGACAATGGCTGTATACCAAATATGATAAATTTGGAAGAATTGCTTATACAGGGATAAATACCGGAGGAACAAGATCACAAGAGCAAACTGAAGCTAATACTTTTGGTAGTAATAATGTAGACCGGGGAAACTCTGTATTTTTTAACAGACAGGGTATGGATGTCTATTATGGTAGTTCTGACCTTACCTATCCTAAGTCTCCCACCTGGGTTACGCTGTTATCCTTAAACTATTATGATACCTATCCCGGATATAGCTTTTCGCCTGTGGTTCCTCAATCTATACAAGGCGAAGAAGTTCTCAAGGACACTCCAAAGAATGGGATGAGTACCAAGGGCCTTCCTGTGATCAGCCTGACCAAAAACATTGAGGATGATAACTGGACAAAAAGTTATATTTACTATGATTTTAAAGGCCGGGTTATAGGTGGACATTCCACTAACCATCTGGGTGGCTATACCAGGACGGAAACAGCCCTGGATTTTGCCGGCATGGCAAAGCAAAGCAAAACCTACCATAAAAGACTGGAATCTGATGTTGAAAAAGTAATCACCCAGACTTTTACCTACGATGCCCAAAACAGATTACTGCTTCACAAGCATCAGGTGGATAACAATCCTGAGGAAATTCTGTCTCAGAATGAGTACAATGAGCTTTCTCAGCTAAAAAATAAAAAAGTAGGTGGTACCAATATCACTCAGCCATTGCAGAGCATTGATTATACCTATAATATCAGAGGCTGGCTGACAAAAATCAATGATCCTTCTGATCTGAATGGAAAATTGTTCGGCTATGCAATAAAGTATGCCAGTCCTGTTAATCCTAATGTCGCTCCTGGTAAATTCAATGGGACTATTACAGAAGTGGATTGGAAAAATGCATCAGAAGATGTGTTAAAACGATATGATTACTCCTATGATACTACAGGAAGGTTACAGAATGCCATTTATTCAGAACCTAATTCAGCAAATCCATTTAATAATTACTATAACGAAAACCTTACCTATGATCTGAATGGAAATATCAAAACCCTTAAAAGAAATGCTTTTCCGGTAACCGGTAATACCGCTACACTGGTAGATGATCTGGTATACCAATATACAGGTAACCGATTGGATAAGGTTTTGGAAAATGCATTAAATGATACAGGCTATGAAGGAGGAAACAATCCTGTTTCCTATGATCTGAATGGCAATATGACCAATATGCTGGATAAGAATATTCAGTCTATTGCCTATAATTACCTGAATTTATCCAATGAATTCTGGATAAAACAGACCAATTCAACCGGTCAGTTTACAACAACCTCTATCAGCTACCTGTATAGTGCCGATGGAGAAAAGCTTCGAAAGACTTATTTTAGTTCTCCTCCAAGAGGTTCGGGGACAACCCGAATGACGGATTACCTGGATGGCTTCCAATATAATTATGTGGATAAAGGAAGTGTTTGTCTAACCTGTAGAACAGAATCTGCTTATGAAGAACAGGCCTATAAGGCTGGTCTGGGACCTGTAATACCCGGTATTCCTACCTGGAAATTAGATTTTGTATCTACAGCGCAAGGCTTTTACAGTTTCACAGAAAACCGTTATATTTACCAGTACAACGACCACCTTGGAAATACCAGGGTAAGTTTTGCAAAAAACAGCGCAGGAGCTCCTGAAATTACCGATACCAATAACTATTATCCGTTTGGATTAAATCATACCGGAGGAAACGGAATTAACAATTCTAAGTTTGGTGGACTTTATTCCTATAAGTACAATGGGAAGGAGCTTCAGGAAACCGGGCTCTTTGATTATGGATGGAGGCAATATATGCCTGATCTTGGAAGATGGAATGGCTTAGATCAACTGGCGGAAAGTTATCATTCTACATCGCCCTATGCTTATGTAGCAAATAATCCTGTTTCCCTAACTGATCCTGATGGGAGGTGGATAGATGATTCAGGGCATATTGTCGATACTTCCGGACAGACTTATGGTTTTCTGGGATCATCTACTAAACCCAAACAAGCTACCAACTATTTAGGTACAGGACTGGGAGAAGGTGGTGGCAGTAATTATACTCCATTTGGACAGACTCAGGCATATGCAGATATAATGACTGCATTTGGAAATGGGAAAACAGGAGACGCAACAATTCAAAATGGATCTCTAAGCTGGCGGACAAGCAATGGTAGTGATGGAGTAATTGAGCTTCCTGAGGTTGTATTGTCTGGAACCAGTAGTCTTCTTTTTGGATTGCAACTGCGTAATCATGTAAATGCCTACATGAAGGAATGGAATGCCCAAAGTAATCTTGATTGGAAAAGAAGGACTTGTGGACATTGTTTTGATGGTCCTATAAAATATATGGGAGGACCTGGTGATCCTTTTGGTTTTTTTGAGGGAATAGGAATGGCGATTTCAGGTTCGGATAATTCCGGGATGAAACTTGCGGCATTACCACTGTTAGTTTTGACAAAGAATGGTGATGATGCTTTAAAACTATTAGCTGTAGAAAAAAGTATTCTTAAAGAGGAAGCAAAAGCAATTTCAAAAAATGCAGTAGCTAAAAATGGAACATTAAATGCCGGACCTTTCGCAGGTGAAGGGCTTGTAGCAAAAAATGGAAAAAGTAGAAATTTTACTGTTGATGAAAGAAAAATTATTAATGAACAGGGATATAGTTTGGGTTGCCACACATGTGGACAAACAAGTCCAGGGACTAAATCAGGTAATTTTATTTTAGATCATCAACCTGCAAATGCTTTAATCCCAAGTGGATGGCCTCAAACCTTTTACCCTCATTGTAGGTTTTGCAGCTCAAGTCAAGGTGGGATTATTGGAGGAATGAAAAAACAAGGTATTTTACCAAAGATAAGTAATTAA
- a CDS encoding immunity protein Imm33 domain-containing protein has product MIIYKEIEININDNVYIKTKGLTSYIGKEIRIIKGINDQDDYLSVIKFIVDYIIENRPVISDKENIAYYSWLLQFRLDENFYDIYEINSDGSEFNKGCDTAILIIRNQSEICAHFGLPTQFPNFNQMVVISKGVYEGKDIEAIRYESPENMSGWWLITDDYDDNIESLTTVHYHHVAFARPDILGYLALPFGYRFLMKNEKISVSKD; this is encoded by the coding sequence ATGATAATATATAAAGAAATTGAAATAAACATAAATGACAATGTTTATATTAAAACCAAAGGGTTAACGTCTTACATAGGTAAGGAAATAAGAATAATTAAGGGTATCAATGATCAAGATGATTATTTAAGTGTTATAAAATTTATTGTTGATTATATTATTGAGAATAGACCAGTAATTTCTGATAAAGAGAATATTGCATATTACTCGTGGCTATTGCAGTTTCGATTAGATGAAAATTTCTATGATATATATGAAATAAATTCTGATGGAAGTGAATTCAATAAAGGTTGTGATACTGCAATTTTAATTATTAGAAATCAGTCGGAAATATGTGCACATTTTGGATTGCCTACTCAATTTCCCAATTTCAATCAAATGGTTGTTATTTCTAAAGGAGTTTACGAAGGAAAAGATATAGAGGCGATTAGGTATGAATCACCTGAAAATATGTCAGGATGGTGGTTAATTACTGATGATTACGATGATAATATCGAATCTTTAACAACGGTTCATTATCATCATGTTGCATTTGCACGTCCTGATATTTTGGGATATTTAGCACTACCTTTTGGATATAGATTCTTAATGAAAAATGAAAAAATTAGTGTTTCAAAGGATTAA
- a CDS encoding RHS repeat-associated core domain-containing protein produces MTDTNNYYPFGLNHTGGNGINNSKFGGLYSYKYNGKELQETGLFDYGWRQYMPDLGRWNGLDQLAESYSSLSPYAYVANNPVSLTDPDERWIDDSGHIVDTSGQTYGFLGSSTKPQQATNYLGTGLGEGGGSNYTPFGQTQAYSDIMTAFKNGGTAELVNQNGTLKW; encoded by the coding sequence ATTACCGATACCAATAACTATTACCCATTTGGATTAAATCATACCGGAGGAAACGGAATTAACAATTCTAAGTTTGGTGGACTTTATTCCTATAAGTACAATGGGAAGGAGCTTCAGGAAACCGGACTCTTTGATTATGGATGGAGGCAATATATGCCTGATCTTGGAAGATGGAATGGCTTAGATCAACTGGCGGAAAGTTATTCTTCTTTAAGCCCTTATGCCTATGTAGCAAATAATCCTGTTTCCCTAACTGATCCTGATGAGAGGTGGATAGATGATTCAGGGCATATTGTTGATACTTCCGGACAGACTTATGGTTTTCTGGGATCATCTACTAAACCCCAACAAGCTACCAACTATTTAGGTACAGGACTGGGAGAAGGTGGTGGCAGTAATTATACTCCATTTGGACAGACTCAGGCATATTCTGATATAATGACTGCTTTTAAAAATGGAGGAACAGCAGAATTGGTGAACCAAAATGGTACTTTAAAATGGTAG
- a CDS encoding RHS repeat-associated core domain-containing protein — protein MSNSFSNSGFGSFYSYKYNGKEIQETWMHDYGWRQYMSDLGRWNGLDQLAESYSSISPYAYVANNPVSLTDPDGRWIDDSGHIVDTSGQTYGFLGSSTKPKQATNYLGTGLGEGGGSNYTPFGQTQAYADIMTAFGNGKTGDATIQNGSLSWRTSNGSEETRACKC, from the coding sequence ATTTCAAATTCGTTCAGCAATTCAGGTTTCGGAAGTTTCTACAGCTATAAGTACAATGGCAAAGAAATTCAGGAAACGTGGATGCATGACTACGGCTGGCGGCAGTATATGTCCGATCTTGGAAGATGGAATGGCTTAGATCAACTGGCGGAAAGTTATTCTTCTATAAGCCCTTATGCCTATGTAGCAAATAATCCTGTTTCCCTAACTGATCCTGATGGGAGGTGGATAGATGATTCAGGGCATATTGTTGATACTTCTGGACAGACTTATGGTTTTCTGGGATCATCTACTAAACCCAAACAAGCTACCAACTATTTAGGTACAGGACTGGGCGAAGGTGGTGGCAGTAATTATACTCCATTTGGACAGACTCAGGCATATGCAGATATAATGACTGCATTTGGAAATGGGAAAACAGGAGACGCAACAATTCAAAATGGATCTCTAAGCTGGCGGACAAGCAATGGTAGTGAAGAAACCAGGGCTTGTAAATGCTGA
- a CDS encoding NUDIX hydrolase — MYKVFVNEKKLLISKHPEELEKKIGYENYTTLEMALDLLENTSVQELNVFGENIDEIWQEFQKLFRIIEAAGGIVNNPEGKTLFIKRLGKWDLPKGKMEKGESREESAVREIEEETGLKEVELVEFINTTYHIYVERNGEKILKCTHWFEMFFDGEDTSKPQIEEGITEVAWKDISQIENEVFPSTFKNIKLIVKEFWNSKK; from the coding sequence ATGTATAAAGTTTTTGTCAACGAAAAAAAATTATTAATATCTAAGCATCCAGAAGAACTCGAAAAAAAAATTGGGTATGAAAATTATACCACTTTAGAGATGGCATTGGATCTTTTAGAGAATACTTCTGTGCAGGAACTTAATGTTTTTGGTGAGAATATTGATGAGATCTGGCAGGAGTTTCAAAAGCTCTTCAGAATCATAGAAGCTGCCGGTGGCATTGTCAATAATCCTGAAGGAAAAACACTTTTCATTAAACGATTGGGAAAATGGGATCTTCCTAAGGGTAAGATGGAAAAAGGAGAATCCAGAGAAGAATCTGCAGTTCGTGAAATTGAAGAAGAAACCGGACTGAAAGAGGTTGAGCTGGTAGAATTCATCAATACTACCTACCATATTTATGTAGAGAGGAATGGTGAAAAGATTTTAAAGTGCACCCATTGGTTTGAAATGTTCTTCGATGGAGAAGACACATCTAAACCTCAGATAGAAGAAGGAATTACCGAAGTAGCCTGGAAAGATATTTCACAAATAGAGAATGAAGTTTTTCCAAGCACATTCAAAAATATAAAACTTATTGTCAAAGAATTCTGGAATTCTAAGAAATAA
- a CDS encoding UDP-N-acetylmuramoyl-tripeptide--D-alanyl-D-alanine ligase, whose translation MNIEQFYPLFLQADRVTIDSRKIARNDLFFAFSGENFNAATLAEKAIDDGVLAVIVEQSEFENKDKNIFYVPSTLEFLQQLAMYHRDQLSIPIIGLTGSNGKTTTKELIHAVLSEKFNVQYTSGNLNNHIGVPLTILSIKPEHEMAVIEMGANHQKEIEFLCTISRPDFGYITNFGKAHLEGFGGFEGVIKGKSELYDYLKINHRTIIVNENDPIQAEKTENYSPKISFGKEGADYNFEPFSEEHFVGLMYNGVKAVSKLTGEYNFTNLCAAASLGLHFGIGFEKIKHAIEQYTPTNMRSQVVKKGDRTLVLDTYNANPSSMIASLNNFVTFEGSKTIIIGDMLELGVESEKEHQSILKLAQELSFDQIITVGKHFKAVNLSNLAFENTAALTEYLKQHAISSENILLKGSRGVALEKIIDFI comes from the coding sequence ATGAATATAGAACAATTTTATCCTTTGTTTTTACAGGCTGACAGAGTTACCATTGATAGCAGAAAAATAGCCCGAAATGATTTGTTTTTTGCTTTTTCGGGTGAAAACTTTAATGCTGCCACTTTAGCAGAAAAAGCCATAGATGATGGCGTTCTGGCAGTAATTGTTGAGCAGTCTGAATTTGAAAATAAAGATAAAAATATTTTCTATGTTCCATCCACGCTTGAGTTTTTGCAGCAACTGGCAATGTATCACAGAGACCAGCTGAGCATTCCGATTATCGGGCTTACGGGAAGCAATGGGAAGACGACGACAAAAGAGTTGATTCATGCGGTGCTTTCAGAAAAATTTAATGTTCAGTATACTTCAGGAAATTTGAATAATCATATCGGTGTTCCGCTGACGATTCTTTCCATTAAACCTGAACATGAAATGGCTGTGATAGAAATGGGAGCCAATCACCAGAAAGAAATCGAATTTCTGTGCACGATCTCAAGACCAGACTTCGGATATATTACCAATTTTGGAAAGGCACATCTGGAAGGGTTTGGCGGTTTTGAAGGAGTGATTAAAGGAAAATCTGAATTGTATGATTATCTTAAAATCAACCACCGAACCATTATTGTTAATGAAAATGATCCTATCCAGGCTGAAAAGACCGAAAACTATTCACCGAAAATTAGTTTTGGAAAAGAAGGAGCAGATTATAATTTTGAACCTTTTTCAGAGGAGCATTTTGTTGGTTTAATGTATAACGGTGTAAAAGCCGTTTCAAAACTGACTGGAGAATACAACTTTACTAACCTTTGTGCAGCCGCAAGCCTGGGACTTCATTTCGGGATCGGTTTTGAAAAGATAAAACATGCGATAGAGCAGTATACACCGACAAACATGCGTTCACAAGTCGTGAAAAAAGGCGACAGAACGTTGGTGCTGGATACTTATAATGCCAATCCGAGTTCGATGATCGCTTCATTGAATAACTTTGTCACTTTTGAAGGCAGTAAAACGATTATTATCGGCGATATGCTGGAATTGGGTGTTGAAAGTGAGAAAGAGCACCAGAGCATCTTAAAATTGGCTCAGGAGCTAAGTTTTGACCAGATTATTACAGTAGGGAAACATTTTAAAGCAGTGAATCTTTCAAACCTTGCTTTTGAAAATACAGCAGCATTGACAGAATACCTGAAACAACATGCAATTTCGTCTGAAAATATATTGTTAAAAGGATCGAGAGGGGTCGCTCTGGAAAAAATAATAGACTTTATCTAG
- the gldJ gene encoding gliding motility lipoprotein GldJ — protein sequence MKKLKLFSLIALSSTLALTSCGGSGTSKGGGTKKFVSKTGWKPNEKQGWFFAGKQQKQKGWPGMVYVEGGTFTMGLVKDDVMHDWNNTPRRMQVSSFFVGETEITNYEYREYLTWLKYVFPPSDPSFKEIYNGALPDTLLWDNKLARNDYNETYLRSPEFDYYPVVGVSWTQANRYCEWLTDRANEKALMQAGVIAKDLYINESNNQGGTAFNMDKFKSNDPEMQGYINEKRMQQKSGMKTTNQRLLSANRAPNSAMVQKFRLPTEVEWEYAALGMAKNREYNQYLGKKPEIEKLRGTKGKTRGMFLENFKMGKGDYSGIAGWKNDGSAQTSDVRQYPSNDLGIYGMYGNVAEWTADVYRPIIDEDFNDFNYYRGNMPQAVVKNGDGTYKMIDEGTIKYDTLADGRLVYKGLPGQFERETIADYRNYRDGDRQSSLEYYRASDSASSFDMYNSPRKRFVVDGTGRVKMQKDSKDRTSAMSNDIRVVKGGSWQDTAYWLDPGQRRYKNQGKAYGWIGFRVAQDARTNDKNRTRR from the coding sequence ATGAAAAAACTAAAGTTGTTTTCATTAATAGCATTAAGTTCTACACTTGCATTAACCAGTTGTGGCGGATCAGGAACCAGCAAAGGTGGCGGTACCAAAAAATTTGTCAGTAAAACGGGTTGGAAACCAAACGAAAAACAGGGTTGGTTTTTTGCAGGGAAGCAACAGAAGCAGAAGGGTTGGCCGGGAATGGTATATGTAGAAGGTGGAACTTTTACAATGGGATTAGTGAAAGATGATGTTATGCACGATTGGAATAACACACCGCGAAGAATGCAGGTGAGTTCATTCTTTGTCGGAGAAACTGAGATTACTAACTACGAATACCGCGAATACCTTACATGGTTGAAGTATGTATTCCCACCAAGTGACCCAAGTTTTAAGGAAATCTATAATGGTGCCTTACCGGATACCTTATTATGGGACAACAAATTAGCTAGAAACGATTATAATGAAACGTACTTACGTTCTCCGGAATTCGATTACTATCCGGTAGTAGGGGTTTCATGGACTCAAGCAAACAGATATTGCGAATGGCTGACAGACAGAGCGAATGAAAAAGCTTTGATGCAGGCTGGTGTAATTGCTAAAGACCTATATATCAACGAATCCAATAACCAGGGAGGAACTGCTTTCAACATGGATAAATTCAAATCGAATGATCCGGAAATGCAAGGATATATTAATGAAAAAAGAATGCAGCAGAAATCTGGTATGAAAACTACAAACCAGAGATTATTATCTGCAAACAGAGCTCCAAATTCTGCAATGGTACAGAAGTTCAGACTTCCTACTGAAGTGGAATGGGAATACGCAGCTCTTGGTATGGCTAAAAACAGAGAATATAATCAATACTTAGGTAAAAAACCTGAAATTGAAAAATTAAGAGGTACGAAAGGAAAAACCAGAGGGATGTTCCTTGAAAACTTCAAAATGGGTAAAGGTGATTATTCTGGTATTGCAGGATGGAAGAATGACGGATCTGCACAAACTTCTGATGTAAGACAATATCCATCTAACGATTTAGGAATCTATGGTATGTATGGTAACGTTGCTGAATGGACAGCGGATGTATACAGACCAATTATTGATGAGGACTTCAACGACTTCAACTATTACAGAGGAAATATGCCTCAGGCAGTAGTGAAAAACGGTGACGGAACTTATAAAATGATCGACGAAGGTACCATTAAGTATGATACTTTAGCTGATGGAAGATTAGTATACAAAGGACTTCCTGGACAATTCGAAAGAGAAACTATCGCTGACTACAGAAATTACAGAGACGGTGACAGACAATCTTCTTTAGAATATTACAGAGCTTCAGATTCTGCTTCATCTTTCGACATGTACAACTCTCCAAGAAAAAGATTTGTTGTAGATGGTACAGGTAGAGTAAAAATGCAAAAAGATTCTAAAGACAGAACTTCAGCAATGTCCAACGACATCAGAGTTGTAAAAGGAGGATCTTGGCAGGATACAGCATATTGGTTGGATCCGGGACAAAGAAGATATAAGAATCAAGGTAAGGCATATGGCTGGATCGGTTTCCGTGTAGCTCAGGATGCAAGAACTAATGATAAGAACAGAACAAGAAGATAA